A genomic segment from Nicotiana tabacum cultivar K326 chromosome 7, ASM71507v2, whole genome shotgun sequence encodes:
- the LOC107771117 gene encoding uncharacterized protein LOC107771117 isoform X1: MYLEIKQAHFYILQNCAESGSFIEKHLEILTKENNRNVAKRHKEKFPLWFQKKVLQLKYNGDNRITDQLLALARGPDLRVECHNGYVLNGFRFRTMASEKFLKTQNSGVVAKSDEYTENADYYGKVRRILEIQYLDKNLVILFQCDWFEVPPHGRSQSRGYQRDEYGFICVDVTRLYYTNDPFILGSQAQSVYYVKHDQNENWNAVVRVRP; encoded by the exons ATGTATCTTGAAATCAAGCAAGCGCATTTTTACATCCTCCAAAATTGTGCAGAAAGTGGCTCTTTTATCGA GAAACATTTAGAAATATTAACAAAGGAGAATAACAGAAATGTTGCCAAGAGGCACAAGGAGAAATTTCCTTTATGGTTTCAGAAAAAG GTGCTACAATTAAAATATAACGGTGACAATCGAATTACTGATCAATTGCTAGCTTTGGCAAGAGGTCCAGATTTACGAGTTGAATGCCATAATGGATATGTTTTGAATGGTTTTAGGTTTCGAACAATGGCATCTGAGAAatttttaaaaactcaaaatagTGGTGTAGTTGCAAAGAGTGATGAATATACAGAAAATGCTGATTATTATGGAAAGGTAAGAAGAATATTAGAAATCCAATATTTGGACAAAAATTTAGTGATATTATTCCAATGTGACTGGTTTGAAGTTCCGCCGCATGGTCGAAGTCAAAGTAGAGGTTACCAAAGGGATGAATATGGATTCATATGTGTGGATGTGACACGACTTTATTATACAAATGATCCATTTATTCTAGGATCACAAGCTCAATCTGTGTATTATGTTAAACATGATCAAAATGAGAATTGGAATGCAGTGGTAAGGGTAAGACCATGA